The following proteins are co-located in the Primulina tabacum isolate GXHZ01 chromosome 11, ASM2559414v2, whole genome shotgun sequence genome:
- the LOC142519393 gene encoding NADPH HC-toxin reductase 1-like translates to MEQGKCKVCVTGGAGYIASALIKKLLGDGYIVHATLRDLDDHSKNDILKSFYGADTRLKLFKADIYRAEEFEEAILGCQFVFHVATPLLHSDGHKYKNRVDATVDSAKRIASLCVRSGTVRRLIYTASVMAASPLKDGRSTYKEYMDETCWTPANFSIPSYTSHYLEEYVQAKTLAEKELLSFGNGEIEVVTLACGLVGGETLMPHTALSIKTILGFLTNDEFGYNALKFLENLLAKVPLAHIKDITNALVFCMKEQTMNGRFLCANGYVSTTDMTRYCQKKYPEFSIKKEDLECPKRDTKWKSVLLEKKGFEYKYDWRVVLDESIRCAKKNADVWI, encoded by the exons ATGGAACAGGGGAAGTGTAAGGTGTGCGTGACTGGAGGAGCTGGCTATATTGCTTCTGCACTGATAAAGAAACTTTTAGGTGACGGCTATATCGTACACGCTACACTGAGGGATTTGG ATGATCACTCGAAGAACGATATTTTAAAGAGTTTTTATGGAGCCGACACGAGACTCAAATTATTTAAAGCTGACATATACAGAGCAGAGGAATTTGAGGAAGCAATCCTAGGTTGTCAGTTTGTTTTCCATGTCGCAACCCCTTTGCTACACTCTGACGGTCACAAG TACAAAAACCGGGTcgatgcgacagtggattcagCAAAGAGAATTGCAAGCTTGTGTGTTAGATCGGGAACAGTGAGGAGGCTTATCTACACAGCTTCTGTAATGGCTGCTTCGCCGTTGAAAGATGGAAGGAGTACTTATAAAGAGTACATGGATGAAACTTGTTGGACTCCTGCTAATTTCTCAATCCCTTCTTACACAAGTCATTATCTTGAG GAGTATGTTCAAGCAAAGACATTGGCTGAGAAAGAACTTTTAAGCTTTGGCAACGGAGAAATAGAGGTGGTAACACTAGCCTGCGGCCTCGTCGGCGGAGAGACTTTGATGCCTCACACAGCCTTAAGTATAAAGACCATCTTGGGTTTTCTCACAAACGATGAATTTGGATACAATGCGCTcaaattcttagaaaatttgctTGCAAAAGTCCCATTAGCTCACATTAAGGATATAACAAACGCCCTCGTCTTCTGCATGAAAGAACAAACCATGAATGGTCGATTCTTGTGTGCAAATGGATACGTTTCAACTACGGATATGACCCGATACTGTCAAAAGAAATACCCAGAATTTAGTATAAAAAAAGA GGACTTGGAATGTCCTAAAAGAGACACCAAATGGAAATCTGTTCTGCTTGAGAAGAAGGGTTTCGAGTATAAATATGATTGGCGTGTGGTTCTGGATGAAAGCATCAGATGTGCAAAGAAAAATGCAGATGTTTGGATATAA